A window of Sulfuricurvum sp. contains these coding sequences:
- a CDS encoding PhoU domain-containing protein, with translation MLPRYQNKMNGIRTQLSALVGEIISASQETLNAFETNNDEGYEKSKNHLKNAQNDANAIDNEIIKTFALFGPEAEELRMLVAFLKMTNELDRIGDAVKKYNRRLQEHCNGGCDLSALTSTIVQLHKTTLNALQYIFACLNAIDECDTDELYRKVMVEESKNDDIFSIMEKELLNVIIDSGELSIEYVKVLGTLRKLERTGDRTVNIAALLVYAQKGGEIHLF, from the coding sequence ATGCTCCCACGCTATCAAAACAAAATGAATGGCATTAGAACTCAACTCAGCGCATTGGTCGGTGAAATTATTTCCGCCTCTCAAGAGACCCTTAACGCGTTCGAGACCAATAATGATGAAGGGTATGAAAAATCCAAAAATCATCTTAAAAATGCCCAAAACGATGCTAATGCTATCGATAATGAAATTATTAAGACGTTTGCTCTGTTCGGTCCTGAAGCCGAAGAGTTGCGGATGCTCGTCGCCTTTTTAAAAATGACCAATGAGCTCGATCGTATCGGTGATGCGGTCAAAAAATACAATCGTAGGTTGCAAGAGCATTGTAACGGCGGATGCGATTTAAGTGCCCTAACCTCCACAATCGTTCAACTCCACAAAACGACACTGAATGCGCTACAATACATCTTTGCGTGTTTAAATGCTATCGATGAGTGCGACACCGATGAACTCTACCGCAAAGTGATGGTCGAAGAGTCGAAAAACGATGATATCTTTTCGATTATGGAGAAAGAGCTTCTGAATGTCATTATCGATTCGGGTGAACTCTCCATAGAGTACGTCAAAGTTTTAGGGACGCTTCGCAAGCTGGAGCGCACCGGTGATCGCACCGTCAACATCGCCGCACTTTTGGTTTATGCCCAAAAAGGCGGCGAAATACATTT